Proteins encoded within one genomic window of Atribacterota bacterium:
- the purN gene encoding phosphoribosylglycinamide formyltransferase: MINIAVLASGRGTNLQAIINAVQEGKIDGTIKIVISDNEKAYALKRARDNRINTMVFPYKSYKNKENYEDQIINCLKNNYIDLVVLAGYMRLLGSKIINNYRYRIINIHPALLPSFPGLNAQKQALEYGVKISGCTVHFVDEGIDTGPIILQHAVEVKQTDNEETLSDRILKYEHQLLPRAIQLFAKKRITIEKNIAHIT, translated from the coding sequence ATGATTAACATAGCAGTACTGGCCTCAGGAAGAGGAACTAATTTACAGGCAATCATTAATGCTGTTCAAGAGGGCAAAATTGATGGAACAATTAAGATTGTAATAAGTGATAATGAAAAAGCTTATGCCTTAAAAAGGGCTCGGGATAACCGGATTAATACCATGGTTTTTCCTTATAAGAGTTATAAAAACAAAGAAAATTATGAAGATCAAATAATCAATTGCCTGAAAAATAATTATATAGATTTAGTTGTTTTAGCCGGATATATGAGATTGCTGGGATCAAAAATTATAAATAATTACCGATATCGCATAATCAATATACACCCGGCTTTATTACCCTCTTTTCCTGGCCTGAATGCCCAGAAACAGGCATTAGAATATGGTGTTAAGATAAGTGGTTGTACTGTTCATTTTGTTGATGAAGGAATTGATACAGGTCCCATTATTCTACAGCATGCAGTTGAAGTAAAACAGACTGATAATGAGGAAACGCTTTCTGATAGAATCTTAAAATATGAACATCAGTTGCTTCCCCGGGCAATTCAATTATTTGCAAAAAAAAGAATTACAATAGAAAAAAATATTGCTCATATTACTTGA